In a genomic window of Akkermansia massiliensis:
- a CDS encoding OsmC family protein: MTDTHYTSETENVGQFRCETTYIPSNITFATDLPASFEGRAEFPSPGVMLGSTLASCMMSLVSVVAARKGVDLKGMRVLARAVESSKGIEKIELKAVMPLESSHPLRSMLEKTAMSCPVRQALRPDMETPVEWEWK, from the coding sequence ATGACTGATACTCATTACACCTCCGAGACGGAGAACGTCGGGCAATTCCGCTGTGAAACCACCTACATTCCCTCCAACATCACTTTTGCCACGGACCTGCCCGCCTCTTTTGAAGGCCGCGCGGAGTTTCCCTCCCCCGGCGTGATGCTCGGTTCCACGCTCGCCTCCTGCATGATGAGCCTGGTTTCCGTGGTCGCGGCCAGAAAGGGCGTGGACCTGAAAGGCATGCGCGTTCTGGCGCGCGCGGTGGAATCCTCCAAGGGGATTGAAAAGATTGAGCTGAAGGCCGTAATGCCCCTGGAAAGCAGCCATCCCCTCCGTTCCATGCTGGAAAAAACGGCCATGAGCTGCCCGGTCCGCCAGGCGCTGAGGCCGGACATGGAAACGCCCGTTGAATGGGAATGGAAGTAA
- a CDS encoding DUF1330 domain-containing protein — protein sequence MSYYFIVTVSLSSDADTPYDSYIREVKPIVEKHGGEYLVRTNEVIPLSSGWKPDRVIVIRFPSRESLERCFSSEEYRQIKSLREDSVDSHAIIVKGTDGDEAR from the coding sequence ATGAGCTATTATTTTATCGTAACGGTTTCTTTAAGCTCCGATGCAGACACTCCATACGATTCCTACATCCGGGAAGTGAAGCCCATTGTTGAAAAACACGGCGGCGAATACCTGGTCAGGACCAATGAGGTCATTCCGCTGAGCTCCGGGTGGAAGCCGGACCGCGTGATCGTCATCCGTTTTCCCTCCAGGGAAAGCCTGGAACGCTGCTTTTCTTCGGAAGAATACCGGCAGATCAAGTCACTGCGTGAAGATTCCGTTGACAGCCACGCCATCATCGTGAAAGGAACGGATGGTGATGAAGCTCGGTGA
- a CDS encoding homoserine O-acetyltransferase family protein, whose protein sequence is MQLPTVQTRFLDLPGSFSLRNGAVLDKVRVAYEQYGALTPEKDNVILLFHALSGSQHAYGYNPEVPGTGSLWKPENHEGWWNSIIGPGKPLDTDRFCIICANYLGGCYGTTGPASPSPTDGLPYGSRFPHVEAADQARLQALLLDSLGIERIHLAGPSVGGLIALSFACQFPERVRSFISIGSGYRASIEHRLSLFEQILAIELDPDFRGGDYYQGPAPKKGLAFARIIGHKSFVYQEGLEQRARKEVGGKSGLLTWMTPTRSTQSYMLHQGTKFAERFDANAYIRIADMWAEFDIRDHAPDGTFKTALEGFRRAGIPSLVFSIDTDCCFRPAEQQDFVAQLESARIPVEFHTIVSTKGHDSFLLEPELYAEPIRRILAEGHPEHTP, encoded by the coding sequence ATGCAGCTTCCCACCGTCCAAACCAGATTTCTGGACCTGCCCGGCTCCTTTTCCCTGCGGAACGGCGCCGTGCTGGACAAGGTGCGCGTGGCCTACGAGCAGTACGGCGCCCTGACGCCGGAGAAGGACAACGTAATCCTGCTGTTCCACGCTCTTTCCGGCAGCCAGCACGCCTACGGTTACAATCCGGAAGTTCCGGGCACCGGGTCCCTCTGGAAGCCGGAAAACCACGAGGGCTGGTGGAACAGCATCATCGGCCCCGGCAAGCCGCTGGATACGGACCGCTTCTGCATCATCTGCGCCAATTACCTGGGGGGCTGCTACGGCACCACCGGACCGGCCAGCCCATCCCCTACGGACGGCCTGCCCTACGGCTCCCGTTTCCCGCATGTGGAGGCGGCGGACCAGGCGCGCCTCCAGGCTCTTCTGCTGGACAGCCTGGGAATAGAACGCATCCATCTGGCAGGACCGTCCGTAGGCGGCCTGATCGCCCTCAGCTTCGCGTGCCAGTTCCCGGAACGGGTCCGGAGCTTCATTTCCATCGGCTCCGGCTACCGGGCTTCCATTGAACACCGTTTGTCCCTGTTTGAACAAATCCTGGCCATCGAGCTTGATCCGGATTTCCGCGGGGGCGACTATTACCAGGGACCGGCCCCCAAAAAGGGGCTGGCGTTCGCGCGCATCATCGGCCACAAGTCGTTCGTATACCAGGAAGGCCTGGAACAGCGCGCCAGAAAGGAAGTGGGGGGCAAGTCCGGACTGCTCACATGGATGACGCCCACCCGCAGCACACAGAGCTACATGCTGCACCAGGGGACCAAGTTTGCGGAACGCTTTGACGCGAACGCCTACATCCGCATTGCGGACATGTGGGCGGAGTTCGACATCCGCGACCACGCTCCGGACGGAACGTTTAAAACCGCTCTGGAAGGCTTCCGCCGCGCAGGAATTCCCTCGCTCGTCTTTTCCATTGATACGGATTGCTGCTTCCGCCCGGCGGAACAGCAGGATTTTGTGGCGCAGCTGGAATCCGCGCGCATTCCCGTGGAGTTCCATACCATCGTTTCCACAAAAGGGCACGATTCCTTCCTGCTGGAGCCGGAGCTTTACGCGGAACCCATCCGGCGCATTCTGGCGGAAGGGCACCCGGAACACACTCCGTAA
- the ykgO gene encoding type B 50S ribosomal protein L36: MKVLSSLASMKRRHADCQIVKRKGTLYVICKSNPKFKARQGATAGTRLSKKGVK; this comes from the coding sequence ATGAAAGTTCTTTCTTCCTTAGCCTCTATGAAGCGCCGCCACGCAGACTGCCAAATCGTGAAGCGCAAGGGCACGCTGTATGTGATTTGCAAGAGCAATCCCAAGTTTAAAGCCCGCCAGGGCGCCACGGCAGGTACGCGTCTTTCCAAGAAGGGCGTCAAGTAA
- a CDS encoding LamG-like jellyroll fold domain-containing protein, whose translation MKKTFLTIMLAAGIGSACAATAAAWEFSSGTPSEQFMTGSGINLEGWSISSPVNSAASYTDWATVTGGDRNISTQTVGMWLDLSSLGSAATIYSFGETGSLRGLQLVYNGDGTFTSRRTGEAGQTFTIGQDVIDGGWFNLSMSLSTDTTTRKTDFQIFLNGENIVDTPQLFAGLNGGQNGTVTVGGGTTDEHSFSIADFKAYGTALTGQEIKEAWNMVPEPAAASLSVLGLMALLVRRRK comes from the coding sequence ATGAAAAAGACATTCTTAACCATCATGCTGGCTGCCGGCATTGGTTCCGCCTGCGCCGCAACTGCCGCCGCCTGGGAATTTTCTTCCGGCACTCCCTCGGAACAATTCATGACGGGAAGCGGCATCAATCTGGAAGGATGGAGCATTTCCTCCCCGGTCAATTCAGCGGCTTCCTATACGGACTGGGCGACGGTGACGGGCGGGGACCGCAACATTTCTACGCAGACGGTGGGCATGTGGCTGGATTTGTCCTCCCTGGGGTCTGCCGCCACTATTTACAGCTTTGGAGAGACGGGTTCTCTCCGCGGCCTCCAGCTTGTTTACAACGGGGACGGCACGTTTACTTCCAGGAGAACGGGAGAAGCGGGCCAGACCTTCACCATTGGGCAGGACGTCATTGACGGAGGATGGTTCAACCTCTCCATGTCCCTCAGTACGGATACCACCACCCGGAAAACGGATTTCCAGATTTTCCTGAACGGGGAAAACATCGTGGATACCCCCCAGTTGTTCGCGGGGCTCAACGGCGGCCAGAACGGAACCGTGACCGTCGGCGGAGGCACGACGGATGAACATTCCTTCAGCATCGCGGATTTCAAGGCTTATGGTACCGCATTGACGGGACAGGAAATCAAGGAGGCGTGGAACATGGTTCCCGAACCAGCGGCCGCCTCCTTGAGCGTTCTGGGACTGATGGCGCTGCTGGTGCGCCGCCGGAAGTGA
- a CDS encoding glycosyltransferase family 9 protein has product MKGFLIMEGLLKLVGMKTLYRLGRVAGGVAWYLLPQRRKIVERNLRIVLDPALRGRELQKLSRENFKRTIANFLCSAKTATLTDEQLKKCVTIAGHEEFAAPAAERRGQVCAIAHSGNWEALARIRVFFPEVERYGSMYRQFDNPLMEEYVYKRRTERGTRMFSKEGGIKAPMKMVKEGGALGVLSDQFVWEGVYVPFFGKVTGTTPLPALLRKRTGADMVAIAVRTDSPGHWIADMGNVVDFSNSDGSLAGDTIEVNRSLETLIRKSVLDVFWMHHRWKSIDRFAPQDKKTDGLLENMELQPYRILVAVPKALDEALVTVPLVRALKAVRRDMQVNVICPSAQAGVWKAVPEVTHVLPHDSLNQLREALAADEFYNDGPLDLGVMLDQDMETLKALEPYGPMMFSGLDTHPGARKYKFRVKAPVLRAAPPMHRVQLYLQLGGLHGLDAWNPSLFPVKKAAAAENAPILLAPFSSLGSASEWSEEQWAELVSLLPGRPVLAALEEDRERASALAERLNVELAVGTPEALFPVMDAAVAAVAVDGDIPSLCSFRGLPVVTLFSTRLPDVCRPMGPFNRSLYSHQCCSPCFLKECDRDVPCNRHIAVQEVLDALREITTSEI; this is encoded by the coding sequence ATGAAAGGATTCCTGATCATGGAAGGGCTGCTGAAGCTCGTGGGCATGAAAACGCTTTACCGCCTGGGGCGCGTGGCGGGCGGCGTGGCGTGGTACTTGCTGCCGCAACGCCGGAAAATTGTGGAAAGAAACCTGCGCATTGTGCTGGATCCGGCCCTGCGCGGCAGGGAACTGCAAAAATTGAGCAGGGAAAATTTCAAAAGGACGATAGCCAATTTCCTGTGCTCCGCGAAGACGGCCACCCTGACGGATGAGCAGTTGAAAAAATGCGTCACCATCGCGGGGCATGAAGAATTTGCCGCTCCTGCGGCGGAAAGGCGCGGGCAGGTATGCGCCATAGCCCATTCCGGCAACTGGGAGGCGCTGGCGAGGATACGCGTGTTCTTTCCAGAAGTGGAACGTTACGGGTCCATGTACCGCCAGTTTGACAACCCGCTGATGGAGGAATACGTATACAAGCGGCGCACGGAGCGGGGCACGCGGATGTTTTCCAAGGAAGGCGGCATCAAGGCTCCCATGAAGATGGTCAAGGAGGGCGGCGCCCTGGGTGTGCTGAGCGACCAGTTCGTCTGGGAGGGGGTGTATGTCCCCTTCTTCGGCAAGGTGACCGGCACGACGCCGTTGCCCGCTTTGCTGCGGAAGAGGACGGGAGCGGATATGGTAGCCATCGCAGTACGCACGGATTCTCCCGGACACTGGATAGCGGACATGGGGAACGTGGTGGATTTTTCCAACTCGGACGGTTCCCTGGCGGGGGACACCATTGAAGTGAACCGGAGCCTGGAAACGTTGATCCGCAAGTCCGTTCTGGACGTGTTCTGGATGCACCACCGCTGGAAGTCCATCGACCGCTTTGCTCCGCAGGATAAAAAAACGGACGGCCTTCTGGAAAACATGGAGCTGCAGCCGTACCGCATTCTGGTGGCTGTTCCCAAGGCGCTGGATGAAGCCCTGGTGACCGTTCCCCTGGTCCGTGCGCTGAAAGCCGTCCGGCGCGACATGCAGGTGAACGTCATCTGCCCGTCCGCGCAGGCGGGGGTATGGAAGGCGGTGCCGGAAGTCACCCATGTTCTGCCGCACGATTCCCTGAATCAGCTCCGGGAGGCGCTGGCCGCGGATGAATTTTACAATGACGGTCCGCTGGACCTGGGCGTCATGCTGGACCAGGACATGGAAACGCTCAAGGCGCTGGAACCGTACGGGCCCATGATGTTCTCCGGGCTGGACACGCATCCCGGCGCACGGAAATACAAATTCCGGGTGAAGGCTCCCGTCCTGCGCGCCGCTCCCCCCATGCACCGGGTTCAGCTTTATCTGCAACTGGGGGGGCTGCACGGGCTGGATGCCTGGAATCCGTCCCTGTTCCCGGTGAAAAAGGCGGCTGCGGCGGAAAACGCCCCCATCCTGCTGGCTCCGTTCTCCAGCTTGGGCAGCGCCAGTGAATGGAGTGAGGAACAATGGGCGGAGCTGGTTTCCCTTCTGCCGGGCAGGCCCGTACTGGCCGCTCTGGAAGAAGACCGGGAACGCGCGTCCGCTCTGGCGGAACGCCTGAATGTGGAGCTGGCGGTGGGAACTCCGGAAGCCTTGTTCCCCGTGATGGATGCCGCCGTGGCGGCCGTGGCTGTGGATGGTGACATTCCGTCCCTCTGCTCCTTCCGCGGTCTTCCGGTGGTGACCCTGTTTTCCACCCGCCTCCCGGACGTTTGCCGGCCCATGGGCCCCTTCAACCGCTCCCTGTACAGCCACCAGTGCTGTTCCCCCTGCTTCCTGAAGGAGTGCGACCGTGATGTTCCCTGCAACCGCCATATTGCCGTGCAGGAGGTATTGGATGCTCTGAGGGAAATAACAACCTCTGAAATTTAA
- a CDS encoding helix-turn-helix domain-containing protein, which yields MSKGINFKKLRNDAGLTLAHLAELSGYDVTDIVRLEQGEKFLPAYGNVFLRCCYKHGRRVWLWMSEYGVNVL from the coding sequence ATGTCTAAAGGCATTAATTTTAAAAAGTTGAGAAATGATGCCGGTTTAACGCTGGCTCATCTTGCTGAATTGTCTGGATATGACGTGACCGATATAGTTCGTTTGGAACAGGGAGAAAAATTCCTCCCTGCATACGGGAATGTATTCTTGCGTTGCTGTTACAAGCACGGGAGGAGGGTCTGGCTTTGGATGTCAGAATATGGCGTGAACGTGCTTTAA
- the pflA gene encoding pyruvate formate-lyase-activating protein, producing the protein MPQAFSQNPAPDGETAVTGLVHSVESCGTVDGPGIRFVLFLSGCSLRCRYCHNPDTSYVRRGRCRSVADVLEEIARYRDFLLAAGGGVTLSGGDPLFQPDFARTVLKGCKKLGLHTCLDTSGHLGANADEELLANTDLVLLDIKAWNPERYRALAGGELRPTLEFAERLAALRKPVWLRYVLVPGLTDNMEDITELSRHAARLGNVERVDVLPFHQMGRFKWDELKLDYTLKDVPEPSEELTEQVRDIFRQEENLKSSVH; encoded by the coding sequence ATGCCGCAGGCTTTCTCCCAGAATCCGGCCCCGGACGGTGAAACTGCCGTCACCGGACTGGTCCATTCCGTGGAATCCTGCGGCACCGTGGACGGTCCAGGCATCCGCTTTGTCCTCTTCCTGTCCGGGTGCAGCCTGCGCTGCCGCTACTGCCACAATCCGGACACCTCCTACGTGCGGAGGGGACGCTGCAGAAGCGTGGCCGACGTCCTTGAAGAAATAGCCCGCTACCGGGATTTCCTGCTGGCGGCGGGCGGAGGCGTCACCCTTTCCGGGGGAGATCCCCTTTTCCAGCCGGATTTTGCGAGAACCGTACTGAAAGGATGCAAGAAACTGGGGCTGCACACCTGCCTGGACACCTCCGGCCATCTGGGCGCGAACGCGGATGAAGAACTGCTGGCGAATACGGACCTCGTCCTGCTGGACATCAAGGCGTGGAACCCGGAACGGTACCGGGCCCTGGCAGGCGGGGAATTGCGCCCCACCCTGGAATTCGCGGAACGCCTGGCCGCCCTCCGCAAACCCGTCTGGCTGCGCTACGTCCTGGTTCCGGGCCTCACGGACAACATGGAAGACATCACAGAGCTCTCCCGCCATGCGGCGCGCCTGGGCAACGTGGAGCGCGTGGACGTGCTCCCTTTCCACCAGATGGGGCGCTTCAAGTGGGATGAACTGAAGCTGGACTACACCTTGAAGGACGTTCCGGAACCTTCCGAGGAACTGACGGAACAGGTCCGCGACATCTTCCGCCAGGAAGAAAATTTAAAAAGTTCCGTGCATTGA
- the pflB gene encoding formate C-acetyltransferase — protein sequence MISIVKDLKESPALPQEWQGFKPGAWTESIDVRDFIQNNYTPYSGNEEFLSGPSQRTLRLWEELKVLLKREIDNGGVLDADQEVVSSIVSHKPGYIDKELEVVVGLQTDAPLKRALMPFGGLRMAQQALESYGFKMCEKTADIFNKIRKTHNEGVFDAYTSDIRAARSAGIITGLPDAYGRGRIIGDYRRVALYGTDKLIAERRKDLKNRENSPLTDELIRLREEMSEQIRALEELARMGASYGCDLSRPAGNAREAVQWTYLGYLAAVKEQNGAAMSLGRVSTFFDIYFTRDLEQGLITEEGVQEIIDQFVMKLRIVRFIRTPDYNNLFSGDPTWVTESIGGMGEDGRTLVTRSSFRMLQTLYNLGPAPEPNLTVLWSGNLPEAFKNFCAKVSIETSSVQYENDDLMRPHWGDDYGIACCVSAMRIGKQMQFFGARANLAKCLLYALNGGVDELKGKQVAPPSPRYTEEVLKYDEVMALYDKMQDWLAKTYVDALNIIHYMHDKYCYERIEMALHDPEILRTMATGIAGLSVAADSLSAIKYATVKAVRNEEGLIVDFKTEGEFPCYGNNDPRVDEIACSLVSNFMEKLRKLHTYRNSLPTQSILTITSNVVYGKKTGNTPDGRRAGEPFAPGANPMHGRDRNGAVASMLSVAKLSYGDSLDGISYTFSIVPQALGKEEGERRTKLVSLLDAYFAATGHHINVNVLERETLLDAMDHPEKYPQLTIRVSGYAVNFIKLTREQQQEVINRTFHTR from the coding sequence ATGATCAGCATAGTAAAAGACTTGAAGGAATCCCCCGCCCTTCCGCAGGAATGGCAGGGATTCAAGCCGGGAGCATGGACGGAGTCCATTGACGTACGGGATTTCATCCAGAACAACTACACGCCCTATTCCGGCAATGAAGAGTTTCTTTCCGGCCCTTCCCAACGCACGCTCCGGCTCTGGGAGGAACTGAAAGTCCTGCTGAAACGGGAAATAGACAACGGCGGCGTGCTGGATGCGGACCAGGAAGTGGTCTCCTCCATCGTCTCCCACAAGCCCGGCTACATTGACAAGGAGCTGGAAGTGGTGGTGGGCCTCCAGACGGACGCTCCCCTGAAACGCGCCCTGATGCCCTTCGGCGGCCTGCGCATGGCCCAGCAGGCCCTTGAATCCTACGGGTTCAAGATGTGCGAAAAAACGGCGGATATTTTCAACAAGATACGCAAGACGCATAACGAGGGCGTTTTCGACGCCTACACCTCCGACATCCGCGCCGCCCGCTCCGCCGGCATCATCACCGGACTTCCGGACGCCTACGGCCGCGGCCGCATCATCGGGGACTACCGCCGCGTGGCCCTGTACGGCACGGACAAGCTGATTGCCGAACGCCGCAAGGATCTCAAAAACCGTGAAAATTCCCCCCTTACGGATGAGCTGATCCGCCTGCGCGAGGAAATGAGCGAACAAATCCGCGCCCTGGAGGAACTCGCCCGGATGGGCGCCTCCTACGGCTGCGACCTCAGCCGCCCCGCCGGGAACGCCCGCGAAGCCGTGCAATGGACCTACCTGGGCTACCTGGCCGCCGTGAAGGAACAGAACGGCGCGGCCATGTCCCTGGGCCGCGTCTCCACCTTCTTTGACATTTACTTTACCCGCGACCTGGAACAGGGCCTCATCACGGAAGAGGGAGTGCAGGAAATCATTGACCAGTTCGTGATGAAGCTGCGCATCGTCCGCTTCATCCGCACGCCGGACTACAACAACCTGTTCTCCGGGGACCCCACCTGGGTGACGGAATCCATCGGCGGCATGGGGGAAGACGGGCGCACCCTCGTCACCCGCAGCTCCTTCCGCATGCTCCAGACGCTGTACAACCTGGGTCCGGCTCCGGAGCCGAACCTGACGGTGCTGTGGTCCGGGAACCTGCCGGAAGCCTTCAAGAATTTCTGCGCCAAGGTTTCCATTGAAACGTCCTCCGTCCAGTACGAGAACGACGACCTGATGCGCCCGCACTGGGGTGACGACTACGGCATCGCCTGCTGCGTGTCCGCCATGCGCATCGGCAAGCAGATGCAATTCTTCGGTGCGCGCGCCAACCTCGCCAAGTGCCTGCTGTACGCCCTGAACGGCGGCGTGGACGAACTCAAGGGGAAACAGGTGGCCCCGCCCTCCCCGCGCTATACGGAGGAAGTGCTCAAGTACGACGAAGTGATGGCCCTGTACGACAAGATGCAGGACTGGCTTGCCAAAACCTACGTTGACGCGCTGAACATCATCCACTACATGCACGACAAGTACTGCTATGAACGCATTGAAATGGCGCTGCATGATCCGGAAATCCTGCGCACCATGGCCACGGGCATCGCCGGGCTCTCCGTGGCCGCGGACTCCCTGTCCGCCATCAAGTACGCCACCGTGAAGGCCGTCCGCAATGAAGAGGGCCTGATTGTGGATTTCAAGACGGAAGGGGAATTCCCGTGCTACGGGAACAACGACCCGCGCGTGGACGAAATCGCATGCAGCCTGGTCAGCAACTTCATGGAAAAGCTGCGCAAGCTTCACACCTACCGCAACTCCCTGCCCACCCAGTCCATCCTGACCATCACCTCCAACGTGGTGTACGGCAAGAAGACGGGCAACACGCCGGACGGCCGCCGCGCCGGGGAACCGTTCGCGCCCGGCGCCAACCCCATGCACGGAAGGGACAGGAACGGAGCCGTGGCCTCCATGCTCTCCGTAGCCAAACTGTCCTATGGCGACTCCCTGGACGGCATCTCCTACACCTTCTCCATCGTGCCGCAGGCCCTGGGCAAGGAAGAAGGGGAACGCCGCACGAAGCTCGTCTCCCTGCTGGACGCCTACTTTGCCGCCACCGGGCACCACATCAACGTGAACGTGCTGGAGCGGGAAACCCTCCTTGACGCGATGGACCACCCGGAAAAATACCCCCAGCTCACCATCCGCGTTTCCGGCTATGCCGTGAACTTCATCAAGCTGACCCGGGAACAGCAGCAGGAGGTCATCAACCGCACCTTCCATACCCGTTAA
- a CDS encoding GDSL-type esterase/lipase family protein translates to MNERAVYDWNGRHKAVMERNRSVNPEYAVFSDSITHRWGGEPSGDNRGLGTGKEAWKNLFSPHTVTNMGFGSDYVDNAYYRVQLGELDGISPRVIIVLLGTNNLGGRKDTPQSCADNLKAFVSLVGRKCPASKILLLGILPRKEKAVAPLIVETNKMISVLADGKRVFFANPGTAFLAEDGVSPKSGLLVDGLHPSAAGYDVLGKELSSLLEKIDGRYKGGSVVR, encoded by the coding sequence GTGAACGAGCGCGCCGTTTATGACTGGAATGGCCGTCATAAGGCCGTGATGGAGAGGAACCGGAGCGTTAATCCGGAATATGCCGTCTTTAGCGACAGCATTACCCACCGCTGGGGAGGGGAGCCTTCCGGAGACAACAGGGGCCTGGGGACGGGAAAGGAGGCATGGAAAAATCTTTTCTCCCCTCATACGGTGACCAATATGGGGTTTGGCTCAGATTACGTGGACAATGCCTACTACCGTGTGCAGCTTGGGGAACTGGACGGAATCTCTCCGCGCGTGATCATCGTGCTTTTGGGAACCAATAATCTTGGCGGCAGGAAGGATACCCCCCAGTCATGCGCGGACAACCTCAAGGCTTTTGTGAGCCTGGTGGGGCGGAAGTGCCCGGCCTCTAAAATCCTGCTCCTGGGCATTCTGCCCAGGAAGGAAAAGGCGGTGGCGCCCCTGATTGTGGAAACCAATAAAATGATATCCGTTCTTGCTGATGGAAAGAGGGTGTTTTTTGCCAATCCGGGCACGGCGTTCCTGGCAGAAGATGGCGTGTCGCCAAAGAGCGGCCTGCTGGTGGATGGCTTGCATCCCAGTGCTGCGGGATATGACGTGCTGGGGAAGGAATTGAGTTCGCTTCTGGAGAAAATAGACGGCAGATACAAGGGAGGTTCCGTAGTTCGGTAA
- a CDS encoding GDSL-type esterase/lipase family protein, with translation MNSLLYTFTALLGAACLALPAFSAPAAALPATLKPEPHQRDPYDWNARHEAVKKRNRAVKPEYVMIGDSITHHWGGEPSGDSRKAGEASWEKLFGPHAVTNMGFGFDYVDNAYYRVQNGELAGISPRVIIILLGTNNLGHRKDAPQACADNIKAFVRLVHQKCPSSKILLLGILPRREKNLAEPVKQTNKLLAKLQNGKNVFFADPGKALLSADGVSPRNELMKDVVHPNAKGYEVLEKELSVLLKKLDAKYRGGKSAGKHS, from the coding sequence ATGAATTCCCTGCTGTATACGTTCACTGCGCTGCTGGGCGCCGCCTGCCTGGCGCTCCCCGCATTTTCCGCTCCTGCGGCCGCGCTGCCCGCCACCCTGAAGCCGGAACCCCACCAGCGGGATCCGTATGACTGGAATGCGCGGCATGAAGCCGTCAAGAAGCGGAACCGGGCCGTGAAGCCGGAATACGTGATGATAGGGGACAGCATCACCCATCATTGGGGAGGGGAACCCTCCGGAGACAGCAGGAAGGCGGGGGAGGCCTCCTGGGAGAAATTGTTCGGTCCCCATGCGGTGACCAACATGGGCTTTGGCTTTGATTACGTGGACAATGCCTATTACCGCGTGCAGAACGGGGAGCTGGCCGGCATCTCCCCGCGGGTCATCATTATTCTGCTGGGAACCAACAATCTGGGCCACCGGAAGGATGCTCCGCAGGCCTGTGCGGACAATATCAAGGCATTTGTCCGCCTGGTGCATCAGAAATGCCCCTCTTCCAAAATCCTGCTGCTGGGCATTCTGCCCAGGAGGGAGAAAAACCTGGCGGAGCCGGTGAAGCAGACGAACAAGCTGCTCGCAAAGCTGCAGAATGGAAAAAACGTCTTTTTTGCCGATCCGGGGAAGGCTCTCCTTTCCGCGGACGGCGTTTCTCCGCGCAATGAATTGATGAAGGATGTAGTGCATCCCAACGCCAAAGGGTATGAGGTGCTGGAGAAGGAACTGTCCGTACTTCTGAAAAAGCTGGATGCGAAATACCGCGGCGGGAAATCCGCGGGCAAGCATTCCTGA